CCTACACGGCGCCGGAGCTGTCGTCGCTGGCGGAGCACTGCACGCTGAAGGAGGACGACGCCGCCAAGGTCGAGCGCCGCGTGAGGAAGTCCGCCGGCGCGCTCCTGCTCGAGCGTCGGGTCGGCGAGCGTTTCGACGCGATCGTCACAGGGGCGTCGCCGAAGGGGACCTGGGTCAGGCTCCTCCGTCCCCCGGTGGAGGGACGCGTGGAGCGGGGGTCCCAGGGCCTCGACGTCGGCGACCGGGTCCGCGTTCAGCTGATCTCCACCGACGTGGAGCGAGGGTTCGTCGATTTCGCGAGGGCGTGACTCAGCCCGCCACCTCGCGGACCACCTCCCGGAGCCTCTCGTTGAATTCCTTCGGCGCCTCGAGCATCGGGAAGTGCCCGAGGCCGGGGAGGATCACCGCGTCGTAACGCGGGTAGACCGTTCGGCTCCGCTCCACCTCGGTCGGCCACTTGTCCCCGTTGATGCAGCGGATCGGCACCCTGAGCTGCGCGAGCGCGGGGCGGACGTCGTACCGGGAGACCGACAGGAGCGTCTCGATGGCGATGTTCGGGGGCACCGCCGCCATGGCCGAGGCGACCTTGTTCACCAGCGCCGGGTCGGCGCGCTCGGGGAACAGCGCGTGCACGAACTCGGTCGTCGCGCTCCTGAAGTCCTCGCGCATCCTCTGGATGATCCCCGCCCAGGCATCGGGGTCCGGGTTCTCGGACAGATCCTGCAAGGTGTCCACGGGGACCAGCGCGACGACCCGGCCGGGCATCCTCCTCGCCGCCTCGACCGTGATCGGTCCCGACATCGAGTGACCGATCAGGACCACTTTCTCGAGACCGAGCTTCTGCACCACCGCCTTGACGTCTTCGGCGTAAGCCTCGACGGTCCAATTCGCGCGCCCCGAGCCGGACGCGCCGTGCCCCGCGAGGTCGAGCGTGACCACCCGGTAGGCGGACGTGAAGAACGGCACCTGGTTCTTCCAGATCCCGCCGTCGCACGACCAGCCGTGCACGAACACCAGCGCGGTCCCGCCGGTGCCATCGGCGCGGTAGTGGATCGGGACCCCGTCGGC
The Terriglobia bacterium genome window above contains:
- a CDS encoding alpha/beta hydrolase, with the protein product MRLRSLLPLGTVILLACCVWQRPVPPSGGVPAEPPAATPPAPRALPPAATGVVEGKVPSADGVPIHYRADGTGGTALVFVHGWSCDGGIWKNQVPFFTSAYRVVTLDLAGHGASGSGRANWTVEAYAEDVKAVVQKLGLEKVVLIGHSMSGPITVEAARRMPGRVVALVPVDTLQDLSENPDPDAWAGIIQRMREDFRSATTEFVHALFPERADPALVNKVASAMAAVPPNIAIETLLSVSRYDVRPALAQLRVPIRCINGDKWPTEVERSRTVYPRYDAVILPGLGHFPMLEAPKEFNERLREVVREVAG